A single region of the Drosophila takahashii strain IR98-3 E-12201 chromosome 2R, DtakHiC1v2, whole genome shotgun sequence genome encodes:
- the mRpL34 gene encoding large ribosomal subunit protein bL34m has product MLQGMLQRTCLAVVNTAQKLVTRDKHAFNRAVLKPKVRCHFPKPMEVKRINVHGWDKRMSTPEGRRVLMNRILRGRHNISH; this is encoded by the exons ATGCTGCAGGGAATGCTTCAGAG GACCTGCCTGGCGGTTGTCAACACCGCCCAGAAGCTAGTTACACGGGACAAGCACGCTTTTAATCGGGCTGTGCTGAAACCGAAAGTCCGCTGTCATTTCCCCAAACCCATGGAGGTGAAGAGAATCAATGTCCACGGCTGGGATAAAAGGATGTCCACTCCCGAGGGACGTCGCGTACTGATGAATAGGATCCTCAGGGGTCGCCACAATATATCCCACTAG
- the LOC108066274 gene encoding polynucleotide 5'-hydroxyl-kinase NOL9 — protein sequence MLSPQMLKEMKLSFQLTEQRELASGRRRPEKQVTPPVASKQKGIPKASSAPAEISPPKIQKLEMETPQTSKAKKKAAKKRLLSNKESIPGSSPIEKRPKKDVGSPLEISKIIPTKPIALKSNDSVSKNHKKGSQQKAFKKNESAKSAPIKTKGSKAAKLQSKPKKSKESSKNGYTNSNKLAQNGPVKSSKASTVNGIDKGENSVVIVNNLISRDSEEVSDTFFKKPHIFKVKSKGNQSKILDFPAPFENVESRAHLLQGNSKGIVRKIEVFENAYANIDSDELDDDYEPQYDEDFSSEDFTSDEFESEDASSDGFDDGEGTIQMMEVFQNSQEDSDELDDDYEPRDGEVLSSEDFDSSESDSEDLDDEDSEDFDNDDDDEDFDSEDSDSEEFASDFFDSDDLDSTYEPPDIDGFFDDPPLGIQKEPLIIEEIFDEKTEDENQKELVRYKPKAKETIKEACVVEEIAEESVIVTPKIDTIKAATSPPPEEPEDIEENAEESLPEVVTTEKEQLSQPIDAPFYRNPQANFTELSVFENSLKSNHVLAVIKEDLELYGTLVLTLLSGQISVNGYRPRRQEALNIYSPKGLNWVSISPTKVKKPAKDAVDWEELNKNFTRAQLDRIQGSFQSQTNAIVLLQRNTAGQRLVDNFGKHMAQNVFPLVNASNRPYHQSESLLHCLIQSSDLSRTLQVPQVWNKLKMQATSRILIAGGKGVGKSSLLRYLINRNLGQFPSLLLIDLDIGQPEIFVPQTVSCTLIDGPLLGPGFLFNKQPDYAYVVGHTNIVLCAEQYARAVIQLIQDVQKDEKYANIPWLINTMGYNKGFGSELMALLVDRIHPTDLVQIASPFPINNFDSALDSSSLSQLKPIIYTADEFRVKEIPKYTLHKLLSAVPAKEPGTWSLSAKDMRYSNLLARLSSCLTGNAKSLTDCQPLKVSLDSLKIVHATSENYSREELIRGMEANVVYLCHQGAGLPQCLGIGVVRAIDYDRKELFLVPAMPLQRMSLVDCLILGGQLTLPQGYFRDQGQGVASSVPFVFILDDSKSSKSIQQIYHRSPAFLGVPASQRN from the exons ATGCTAAGCCCGCAAATGCTGAAAGAAATGAAGCTGAGTTTCCAGCTCACCGAACAGAGAGAACTTGCTTCCGGTCGTCGCAGGCCTGAAAAACAAGTGACGCCACCTGTGGCGTCCAAACAGAAGGGGATTCCAAAGGCTTCCAGTGCTCCCGCAGAGATTTCGCCACCAAAGATCCAAAAACTTGAGATGGAGACGCCCCAAACGTCAAAGGCGAAGAAGAAAGCCGCTAAAAAGAGACTGCTTTCCAATAAGGAGTCGATACCAGGTAGTTCTCCGATCGAGAAGAGGCCAAAGAAGGATGTAGGTTCTCCTTTGGAGATTTCCAAGATTATTCCCACAAAACCCATTGCCTTAAAATCCAATGATTCCGTGTCAAAGAATCATAAAAAAGGCTCTCAGCAAAAGGCTTTCAAGAAAAATG aatcgGCTAAAAGCGCTCCCATAAAAACCAAAGGTTCCAAAGCAGCAAAGTTACAAAGTAAACCTAAAAAATCCAAGGAATCTAGTAAAAATGGATATACAAACTCAAATAAGTTAGCGCAAAATGGTCCAGTTAAGAGTTCTAAAGCTTCCACAGTAAATGGTATTGATAAAGGGGAGAATTCcgttgtaatagtaaata ATTTAATAAGCCGTGACTCCGAGGAAGTAAGCGATACTTTCTTTAAAAAGCCACATATATTTAAGGTCAAGTCCAAAGGCAATCAGAGCAAAATACTAGACTTTCCTGCCccatttgaaaatgttgaGAGCCGAGCTCACCTGTTGCAAGGTAATAGCAAAGGAATAGTTCGAAAAATCGAGGTATTTGAGAATGCATATGCGAATATCGACAGTGACGAACTGGATGATGATTATGAACCGCAGTACGACGAAGATTTTAGCTCTGAAGATTTTACCAGCGATGAATTCGAGAGTGAAGACGCAAGCAGCGATGGTTTTGACGATGGCGAGGGAACAATTCAAATGATGGAGGTATTTCAGAACTCACAGGAGGACAGTGACGAACTGGATGATGATTATGAACCAAGAGACGGCGAAGTTTTAAGCTCTGAAGATTTTGATAGTAGTGAATCCGATAGTGAAGACTTGGATGACGAAGATAGCGAAGACTTCGAcaatgatgacgatgatgaagaTTTCGACAGCGAAGATAGCGATAGTGAAGAATTCGCCAGCGATTTCTTCGACAGCGACGACCTCGATTCAACCTATGAACCTCCAGATATTGATGGATTCTTTGATGATCCACCCTTGGGAATACAAAAAGAGCCGCTTATTATAGAGGAAATATTTGATGAGAAAACTGAGGATGAAAATCAGAAAGAACTGGTTAGATATAAGCCTAAAGCCAAGGAGACTATAAAAGAGGCTTGCGTTGTGGAGGAGATTGCGGAAGAGTCAGTCATTGTGACGCCTAAAATAGATACAATCAAAGCAGCGACTAGCCCTCCGCCAGAAGAGCCTGAAGATATTGAAGAGAATGCTGAGGAGTCACTGCCAGAAGTTGTTACCACCGAAAAGGAGCAGCTTTCCCAACCAATTGACGCACCATTTTATAGGAATCCCCAAGCAAACTTCACAGAGCTTAGCGTCTTCGAAAACAGCCTGAAGAGCAACCATGTGCTAGCCGTGATTAAGGAAGATCTGGAGCTGTATGGCACACTGGTGCTCACCCTTCTGAGTGGCCAGATATCCGTGAATGGTTACCGACCGCGCCGACAAGAGGCACTCAACATTTATTCACCAAAAGGCCTCAATTGGGTGTCCATTTCACCCACGAAGGTTAAGAAGCCGGCCAAAGATGCGGTGGATTGGGAGGAGCTAAACAAGAACTTTACACGCGCCCAGTTGGACAGGATTCAAGGCAGCTTTCAGAGCCAGACAAATGCTATAGTCCTGCTGCAGCGAAATACTGCAGGCCAGCGGCTCGTTGATAACTTTGGCAAGCACATGGCGCAGAATGTGTTCCCACTCGTCAACGCCTCCAATCGGCCGTATCACCAAAGTGAGTCCCTGTTGCACTGCCTCATCCAATCTTCTGATCTAAGTCGCACTCTGCAAGTGCCGCAGGTGTGGAATAAGTTGAAGATGCAGGCCACTAGTAGGATACTAATAGCAGGTGGTAAGGGCGTAGGAAAGTCTAGCCTACTGCGCTACCTTATCAATCGGAATCTGGGTCAATTTCCATCACTTCTGCTCATCGATTTGGATATTGGTCAACCGGAAATCTTTGTACCTCAGACTGTTTCTTGTACCCTCATTGACGGGCCCCTTTTGGGACCCGGATTCCTCTTCAACAAGCAACCTGACTACGCTTACGTCGTGGGCCACACCAATATAGTCTTGTGCGCAGAGCAGTATGCCCGCGCAGTCATTCAGCTCATCCAAGACGTCCAAAAGGATGAAAAGTACGCGAATATTCCCTGGCTTATCAATACTATGGGGTACAACAAAGGATTTGGCAGCGAACTGATGGCCCTGCTGGTGGATCGCATTCATCCCACAGACCTTGTACAAATTGCGAGTCCATTTCCTATTAATAACTTCGATTCTGCCCTCGACTCTAGCAGCCTGTCGCAGTTGAAACCCATTATCTACACGGCGGATGAGTTCAGGGtgaaggaaataccaaaatacACACTTCACAAGTTGCTCAGCGCGGTGCCTGCGAAGGAGCCAGGAACTTGGAGTCTGAGCGCCAAGGATATGCGGTACTCCAACCTTCTGGCTCGCCTCAGTTCGTGTCTCACGGGCAATGCCAAATCTCTCACAGACTGTCAGCCCTTAAAAGTGTCCCTAGACTCCCTGAAGATAGTCCATGCCACCAGCGAGAATTACTCCCGCGAAGAACTGATCCGTGGCATGGAGGCGAATGTGGTTTACCTGTGTCATCAGGGAGCAGGGCTGCCTCAGTGTTTAGGAATAG GAGTCGTTCGTGCCATCGACTATGATCGAAAGGAGCTTTTCCTGGTGCCTGCAATGCCGCTGCAAAGGATGTCCCTGGTGGATTGCCTCATCCTTGGCGGACAACTAACCCTGCCGCAGGGATACTTCCGGGATCAGGGTCAGGGAGTCGCCAGCAGTGTGCCCTTCGTCTTCATCCTTGACGACTCGAAATCTTCGAAGAGCATTCAGCAGATCTACCATCGATCGCCGGCCTTCCTGGGCGTTCCAGCGAGTcaaagaaactaa
- the Rho1 gene encoding ras-like GTP-binding protein Rho1 translates to MTTIRKKLVIVGDGACGKTCLLIVFSKDQFPEVYVPTVFENYVADIEVDGKQVELALWDTAGQEDYDRLRPLSYPDTDVILMCFSVDSPDSLENIPEKWTPEVKHFCPNVPIILVGNKKDLRNDPNTIRDLAKMKQEPVKPQEGRAMAEKINAFAYLECSAKSKEGVRDVFETATRAALQVKKRKKTRCLLL, encoded by the exons ATGACGACGATTCGCAAGAAATTGGTAATTGTCGGCGACGGTGCCTGCGGTAAAACTTGCCTTCTGATTGTCTTCAGCAAAGATCAGTTCCCCGAGGTCTATGTGCCCACCGTATTCGAGAATTATGTGGCCGACATTGAGGTGGATGGCAAACAG GTGGAGCTGGCCCTGTGGGATACGGCCGGGCAGGAGGACTACGACAGACTACGACCGCTGAGCTATCCCGACACTGACGTCATACTGATGTGTTTCTCAGTGGATTCACCCGATTCGCTAGAAAATATTCCTGAAAAATGGACCCCAGAG GTCAAGCACTTTTGTCCAAATGTTCCAATCATTTTGGTAGGAAATAAGAAAGATTTGCGAAATGATCCCAACACAATTCGG GATCTAGCAAAAATGAAGCAGGAGCCGGTGAAGCCGCAAGAGGGTCGCGCCATGGCCGAGAAGATAAATGCCTTTGCCTATTTGGAGTGCTCGGCCAAGTCCAAGGAGGGTGTGCGAGATGTTTTCGAGACGGCAACTAGGGCCGCGCTGCAAGTCAAAAAGAGGAAGAAGACCAGATGCCTTTTGCTCTAA